From the Winogradskyella forsetii genome, the window CGCTTGGAACACTTTCATACAAAGAAAATAATAAAGGTGTAGAAGCAATAAAAGTAGAAATCAATGTTCCTACAATAGCTCTTCTACTAAGTTTTTTAGTGGCTTTTGATAAGCTTTCTTTTTCCTTTCTCAATTTGTGTTGTAGTTTGTCCATCTAAGTCAATAATGTTAGTAGCTTGTACAGTAAATAACATTCCTCCAAAGATGGCAATAGCTAGTACTAGATTTTTTTTAGTTTTCATAATTTAAGGGATTTAATTAATTAATTGAAACAAATGTAAGTGCATTATGGGCTGCTTACAAATGAGAAACTGTTAAAATCCAGTAAATTTAGAGGCATTCATTACGGTTTTTCCGTAATACTAGTGCTTTTTTGTAGGAATATTAATAAAATCTTGTTTAAAATTTCACTGTTTTAATGGCTGTTTTTTTGATTAAATGTTTCGTTTTTATAGTTAATTTGAGGGATCTTACATGGTCGTTCAAGTCAGTAATAGTAATAGTTTGCGAATCTTCCGGTAGGAGTTCTTCTACGCGCTCTGGCCATTCCATAAACAACCAATGGTTGCTGTCCAGATAATGTTCGATTCCAAAGTTATAAGCTTCATCTATGGATTCTAGTCTATAAAAATCAAAATGATAGACTTTATCGTCTGGTATAGCGTACTCATTTACTATTGAAAACGTTGGGCTAGTAGCAACATCGCTACTCCGCATTGCTTTTAATAATGCATTGATAAATGTGGTTTTTCCAGCGCCCATACTGCCATTAAAAAGTATGGTCTTAGTGTCCAAATGCTCCAACACACTGGCTGCAATGGCATCAATATCTTTTAAATGGTATGTGAACTCTATTGTTTTCAAAATTGGTCAACGTAGTTATCGGTACAAGATTAAGAAAAATAATTCAGATAACCTAAAAAAAAGTGTATTTCGTCGATTAATTATGCCGTTTAAGGATTTTTATCAACATTATGGTGTCGAACTTTAGTTTTTTTACAACCAATATAATGATCATATTTTCATGTTGTATTTATATAGGAATTAGAAATAAAAAAATTTTCGGCAGCCAAGCCGAAAATCTTTGCATATCGATTAGTGCCAATTAGTGAAATTCGTGTCTTTTTTGATTTAATCTGTGGAAAACTCTTCCTAACAAATTTTAGCCCAAAATCTTAAAATTTTCAATGAAATTTTTGTCTATGTTCCAATATCTAAAAGCAAAGCGGTCTAGTTCCTTTCCATGCCTACTTAGGTTCCATAACCACAAAAGGTATAACCATTTCTTCAAGGGAGACGCCTCCATGCTGATAGGTATTTCTATAGTAACTCACATAATGGTTGAAATTATTCGGATAGGCCAAAAACATATCGCCTTTAGCAAAAATAAAAGAGCTGCTCATATTTAATGAAGGTAAATGAATGGACTTAGGATCTTTAACTGCCAACACATCTTTATCCTGATAGGTAAGGCTTCGACCTGTTTTGTAACGTAGATTTAAACTGGTGTCTCTATCTCCAATAACTTTAGAAGGCGCTTTTACATTTATAGTACCATGATCGGTGGTCAATATAAGTTTGAATCCCAATTGTTGCGATAGCTGAATCATTTCCAATAATGGGGAATTCTTGAACCAACTTACAGTCAACGATCGATACGCCTTATCATTAGACGCCAATTCTTTTACGACTTCCATTTCTGTTTTGGAATGAGAGAGCATATCTACAAAATTATAGACAATTACATTAAGGTCATTGTCTTTTAATGACCTAAAATTTTCAACCAGCTTTTTACCCGATTTTAGATTGGTAATTTTATGATACTCATGTTTAATATGTCCTAATCCTAAACGTTTTAATTGCTCTTTCAAGAAATCACCTTCGTGCATGTTTTTTCCGCCATCGTCAGTATCGTTTTTCCAATACTGCGGAAATAAACTTTCCATATCTGCGGGCATCAAACCAGAGAAAATGGCATTTCTAGCATATTGTGTTGCCGTTGGTAAGATGCTGTAAAACGCTAATTCTGACGCTTTTTTATAGTAATTGTTAACAATAGGTTCAAACGCTTTCCACTGATCGTAACGCAGATTATCAATAACTACCAATAGTGTGGGTTGCTTATCGCTTAGTTCTGGTACAACTTTATCCTTAAACAATGTATGTGACATCACAGGTGCATCCGTGTTTGGTTGGAACCAGTCTTCGTAATTTTTCTCAATAAACTTACCGAATTGCATATTAGCTTCGGTTTTTTGGGATTCGAGAATGTCTGTCATTCCGACATCTTCAATGCCTTCAAGTTGTAATTCCCAGTAAATTAGTTTTTGATATAATTCGACCCATTCTTCATAAGAGTTAACCATGGACAAATCCATGGCAATCTTCCTGAATTCTTGTTGATAGTTAGAGGTCGTTTTTTCAGATACTAAACGCGAGTGGTCTAGATTCTTCTTCAAGCTCAATAAAATCTGATTCGGGTTTACGGGTTTTATCAAATAATCGGCAATCTTGTTACCAATGGCCTCTTCCATAATGTATTCCTCTTCACTTTTTGTAATCATCACAATAGGTAAATTGGCACGTCGCTCCTTAATTTCATTCAAAGTTTCCAGACCTGTGAGTCCAGGCATATTCTCATCTAAAAAGACAATATCGAAATTCGTATCCGTAATAATTTCTAAAGCTTCAGTACCACTTTGGCATTTGGTAACGTTATAACCTTTTTGCTCTAAAAAAATAATATGAGGCTTTAGTAAATCGATTTCATCGTCAACCCAGAGAATATTTATCATGTTATGGTATATTTGTTTATTAATTTTTGAATTCTATAAATTTTGCCTACAAATAATAAGCTTAAAATCTTTAACGATCCAATTTACGGATTTATTACGATTCCGAATTCGTTAATTTTCGATATCATTCAGCATAAATACTTTCAAAGGTTACGTCGTATTAGTCAAATGGGTTTGTCGTATTTGGTTTATCCTGGTGCACATCATACACGTTTTCATCATGCTTTAGGTTGTATGCATTTAATGCAAAAAGCTGTCAATGTGCTTAGTTTTAAAGGGGTTGCGCTTTCTGAAGATGAAGAAAACGGTTTATTAATCGCTATTCTTTTGCACGATATTGGACACGGCCCATTTTCACATGCCATGGAACATAGCATTGTAAATGATGTTTCACATGAAGAAATTTCGCTGCGTTTTATGGAAGAACTCAATGCAGAGTTTAACGGAAGTTTAACGTTAGCGATCTCCATTTTTAAACGGGAGTATCCAAGACAGTTTATGTGCGAGCTTATTTCTAGCCAATTAGACATGGATAGGGCAGATTATCTTAAACGCGATAGTTTTTATACAGGTGTTGCTGAAGGGAACATTAATAGTGAACGTTTAATTACGATGCTAAACGTTGTTGACGACCAGCTAGTGGTTGAAGAAAAAGGTATTTTGAGCGTTGAGAAGTTTTTAATTGCCAGACGTTTTATGTATTGGCAAGTATATATGCACAAAACAGGCGTTGTTGCAGAGCAATTATTAATGGAAACTTTAAAACGCGCCAAAGAACTGGTACAACAAGGTATAAAGTTGAATTGCAGTGACGCATTATTTTATTTTTTGCTTTCAGAAATAAATTCGGAAAATTTTAATTCAGAAACCTTAGCTGTTTTTTCCAAATTAGACGATTACGATATTATTGCTGCCATGAAAGAATGGCAAAATCACGAAGATTTTGTATTGAGCAATCTTTGCCGAATGATTTTAGATAGAAATTTATTGAAAGTGAAGTTAAAAAATAAGCCAATAAATAATTCTGACTTAAAAATGCACGCAGAAGCTTTAATTAAAAAACATAACATAACAGAGCATGAAGCCTCTTATTTTGTGTTTTATGGGGAATTAATTAATCAGGCATATCAAAATAAATTTCAAAAGATTAATATTTTATTTAAATCTGGAAAAATAAAGGATATTGTTAAGGCTTCTGACCAATTAAACCTAAAAGCATTGAGCAAACCCATAACTAAATATTATATGTGCTATCCTAAAAACCTGAATTCGACCTAATATTTGTTTACAGTTTGAATGAATTTTTATTCAATTCGATTCTATAATTTAGAAGGACTAACGTGTTAATTTGATAAATTATAGTGAGCAATTGGGGAAAATTCATAAAATCCCATGGAAACCCTAAGAAAATGCAATCTTATCGTATAAAATTATTAAAATATCTAGATATTAATTCTAATTTTATACTTCAAATCTCACACTTTCTTAGGGTTCTGTATTTAAATCTTAGGTCGAATTCAGGTTTAAAAGAAAATGTAATCCTTTTTTTCTATTTTTGTGGAAACCAACCATGACTTTAAAATCTAATAATTGAAATTTACAGCAGAACAAATCGCAGGTATTTTAGAAGGAACTGTTGTTGGCGACCCTAATGTTGAAGTTTTCAAGCTTTCAAAAATCGAAGAAGGCACACAAGGTTCTCTGACTTTTCTTTCCAATCTAAAATACACACCTTATATATATAAGACAGAAGCGTCTATAACTATTGTAAATGCAGATTTTGAACCAGAAAAACCGATTTTCACAACACTCATAAAAGTTGAGGATGCTTACGAAGGCTTTTCAAAATTGTTGGAATATTACAATCAGATTAAGTTAAACAAATCTGGTATTGAGCAACCAAGCTTTATTTCAGATTCGGCGAAAGTTGGTAATGACATATATATAGGAGCGTTTTCTTATATTGGAGATAATGTGATTCTTGGTGATAATGTTAAGATTTTTCCGAATGCGTATATTGGAGATAACGTCACTATTGGAGATAACAGCATTGTATTTTCTGGCGGAAAGATATATTCAGATTGTCTTATTGGTAAAGGTTGCGTTATAAATTCTGGTGTTATAATAGGAGCAGATGGTTTTGGTTTTGCGCCTAATAAAGTAGGAGGCTATTCTAAAATCCCTCAAATAGGAAATGTGATATTGGAAGATTATGTTGATATTGGTGCAGGAACAACTATAGATCGCGCCACTATGGGATCTACAATATTGAGATATGGTGTGA encodes:
- the tsaE gene encoding tRNA (adenosine(37)-N6)-threonylcarbamoyltransferase complex ATPase subunit type 1 TsaE — encoded protein: MKTIEFTYHLKDIDAIAASVLEHLDTKTILFNGSMGAGKTTFINALLKAMRSSDVATSPTFSIVNEYAIPDDKVYHFDFYRLESIDEAYNFGIEHYLDSNHWLFMEWPERVEELLPEDSQTITITDLNDHVRSLKLTIKTKHLIKKTAIKTVKF
- a CDS encoding HD domain-containing protein; the encoded protein is MPTNNKLKIFNDPIYGFITIPNSLIFDIIQHKYFQRLRRISQMGLSYLVYPGAHHTRFHHALGCMHLMQKAVNVLSFKGVALSEDEENGLLIAILLHDIGHGPFSHAMEHSIVNDVSHEEISLRFMEELNAEFNGSLTLAISIFKREYPRQFMCELISSQLDMDRADYLKRDSFYTGVAEGNINSERLITMLNVVDDQLVVEEKGILSVEKFLIARRFMYWQVYMHKTGVVAEQLLMETLKRAKELVQQGIKLNCSDALFYFLLSEINSENFNSETLAVFSKLDDYDIIAAMKEWQNHEDFVLSNLCRMILDRNLLKVKLKNKPINNSDLKMHAEALIKKHNITEHEASYFVFYGELINQAYQNKFQKINILFKSGKIKDIVKASDQLNLKALSKPITKYYMCYPKNLNST
- the lpxD gene encoding UDP-3-O-(3-hydroxymyristoyl)glucosamine N-acyltransferase, whose product is MKFTAEQIAGILEGTVVGDPNVEVFKLSKIEEGTQGSLTFLSNLKYTPYIYKTEASITIVNADFEPEKPIFTTLIKVEDAYEGFSKLLEYYNQIKLNKSGIEQPSFISDSAKVGNDIYIGAFSYIGDNVILGDNVKIFPNAYIGDNVTIGDNSIVFSGGKIYSDCLIGKGCVINSGVIIGADGFGFAPNKVGGYSKIPQIGNVILEDYVDIGAGTTIDRATMGSTILRYGVKLDNQIQIAHNVEIGKNTVIAAQTGVAGSTKIGEHCQIGGQVGIAGHLLIGNNVKIQAQSGIGRNVKDNEVLQGSPALGYGDYNKSYVYFKNLPKIVKNINEIEKRVDGHN
- the porX gene encoding T9SS response regulator signal transducer PorX, which gives rise to MINILWVDDEIDLLKPHIIFLEQKGYNVTKCQSGTEALEIITDTNFDIVFLDENMPGLTGLETLNEIKERRANLPIVMITKSEEEYIMEEAIGNKIADYLIKPVNPNQILLSLKKNLDHSRLVSEKTTSNYQQEFRKIAMDLSMVNSYEEWVELYQKLIYWELQLEGIEDVGMTDILESQKTEANMQFGKFIEKNYEDWFQPNTDAPVMSHTLFKDKVVPELSDKQPTLLVVIDNLRYDQWKAFEPIVNNYYKKASELAFYSILPTATQYARNAIFSGLMPADMESLFPQYWKNDTDDGGKNMHEGDFLKEQLKRLGLGHIKHEYHKITNLKSGKKLVENFRSLKDNDLNVIVYNFVDMLSHSKTEMEVVKELASNDKAYRSLTVSWFKNSPLLEMIQLSQQLGFKLILTTDHGTINVKAPSKVIGDRDTSLNLRYKTGRSLTYQDKDVLAVKDPKSIHLPSLNMSSSFIFAKGDMFLAYPNNFNHYVSYYRNTYQHGGVSLEEMVIPFVVMEPK